CCGGAATCAGGCCGGCCAGAAAATACATCAGCACGTAGTGCAACGCCAGACCCAGCACGACACCGGCGATAGAGGCAAAGGTGGCGATCAGCATAAACTCGATAGCGACCAGCTTCAGGATGGTTCCCTGGGTGGCACCCAGGCTGCGCATAACGGCCAGCCCGTCCTGGTGGCGCGCAGAAAACCGGCGTGCCGCAAGGGCAATGGCCACGCTGGCGATCATGACGCTTAAGACAGAAACCAGCGACAGAAACTGTTCAGCGCGGTCCAGCGATGCCCGGATCTCGGGGCGGGCCGAATCGGTGCCGATGATCTGGCGCCCTTGGCCGGCCTGGCAGTCAGCCAGGTGCGCATTTGCGCGACTGCCTCGGCATCGCCGGCCATCAGCAGGGTTTCTTTGACCCGGCTGCCCGGCACCAGCAGCCCGGTGGCCTGCATGTCCGCTTCGTTCATCATCAGGCGCGGGGCGATGTTAACAAAGGCGACATTGCGATCGGGCTCATTTTCAATGATTGCCGACACCTGCAGTGTTTTCATGCCAACCCGCAACTGTGCCTCTGGCGAGGCCTGCAACTGGGCCAGCAATGCCGGGTCTACCCATACCGTGCCCGCCGGCGGAATGCGCTGTACAGCCTGCCGGTTCTGGCTGTTTGCCTCATCGCCCGCGCCCTGCAGCGTAACGGTGCCCTTTAGCGGATATCCCTCTGACACCACTTTGATGGAGGCCAGCCTGGACTGCTTGTCAAACGTTACCATGGAAGGAAATTGCCAGGTCTTGGCCGTTTGCAGCGCCATCGCGTGGGCCTGTTCGACCACCTCCGGCTCGATAGGCGTATCGGACTCGAACAACAGATCTGCGCCCAGCACCTGGCCGGCGTTGTCATTCAGACCCGAAGAGACGCGATCGGCCAGAAAACCCACACTGCAGACCGCAGTGACCGCCACCACCAGGCTAACGCCAGCAGACGCAACTCCCCCGACAACCAGTCGCGGCGGAACAGGCGCCATGCCATTTGCCATATTGCCAAGGGACCCAAAGTGTTCTCCTGAATGAAGGGATCTATTTCAACAGCAGCAATGCCACCGTCAGATACAAAACGCCGGCGAAGATAAGTTTGAGCGTACGCTCAGGTAGATAAAAAGCCAGGCGCACACCCTGACGGATCATCAGCATACCTCCCAGGGATAAGGCAATGCCTACCGTCCAGTCAGTATTACCGTGCCACGAATAGGTAATGAGTGCCACCAGTGTACCGGGAAGTATCATGGACAGCGCCATCGCCTGCGCCGAGGTCTGCCGAAACCGGTAGACCACCGTCATGACCGGCACCAGGATGAGCGAGCCACCTACGCCGAACAAGCCGCCAATGGCACCCGAAATAGAGCCCAGTATGACATATTGTATAAAGCCCATGCGCCGGGAAGGGCCGGTCTCGGCCGCCTCACGTTTTTTGCCCGTGCGCAGGGTTTGCCATACGTAGAACGTGGCTACCGACCCCAAAAACAGCGCAAACAGATTTCGCAGTACCACAGGACTCATGTCCTGCGCCACCAGCGCCGCCAGGTGAGTGGCCACGACGTTGGCGGCCACGCCGATAGCCACGCTAC
Above is a window of Advenella kashmirensis WT001 DNA encoding:
- a CDS encoding ABC transporter permease; translated protein: MAPVPPRLVVGGVASAGVSLVVAVTAVCSVGFLADRVSSGLNDNAGQVLGADLLFESDTPIEPEVVEQAHAMALQTAKTWQFPSMVTFDKQSRLASIKVVSEGYPLKGTVTLQGAGDEANSQNRQAVQRIPPAGTVWVDPALLAQLQASPEAQLRVGMKTLQVSAIIENEPDRNVAFVNIAPRLMMNEADMQATGLLVPGSRVKETLLMAGDAEAVAQMRTWLTARPAKGARSSAPIRPAPRSGHRWTALNSFCRWFLS
- a CDS encoding sulfite exporter TauE/SafE family protein → MDWYLNLLLFVSLGAAIGFVGAIVGIGGGLIAIPMLALVFSMPQQLAQGTALLMIASNVVLTLRNYHKRSPIDFRSVAIGVAANVVATHLAALVAQDMSPVVLRNLFALFLGSVATFYVWQTLRTGKKREAAETGPSRRMGFIQYVILGSISGAIGGLFGVGGSLILVPVMTVVYRFRQTSAQAMALSMILPGTLVALITYSWHGNTDWTVGIALSLGGMLMIRQGVRLAFYLPERTLKLIFAGVLYLTVALLLLK